One genomic segment of Methylocystis rosea includes these proteins:
- a CDS encoding class I fructose-bisphosphate aldolase encodes MNLTLRVREILDWYEGETPGAKANLARMLMAGKLGGTGRMVILPVDQGVEHGPARSFAVNPAAYDPHYHYQLAIDAGLNAYAAPLGSLAAGADTFAGAIPTILKLNSANSLSRQKGNADQAITASIADALRLGCAGVGFTIYPGSDAMYDQYEEFRELSMEAKAKGLAVVLWSYPRGGDISKDGETAIDIVAYAAHMAASLGANIIKVKLPTSHLENNDAKKVYQEKRIPIATLPERVAHVMQCCFNSKRIVVFSGGAAKGEDSVYDDAHAIYAGGGNGSIIGRNCFQRPREEALKLLDTLVEIYKGA; translated from the coding sequence ATGAATCTCACCCTGCGCGTTCGCGAAATCCTCGACTGGTACGAAGGCGAGACCCCCGGCGCCAAGGCCAACCTTGCCCGCATGCTGATGGCGGGCAAACTGGGCGGCACGGGCCGCATGGTCATTTTGCCAGTCGATCAAGGGGTTGAGCATGGGCCGGCGCGCAGCTTCGCCGTCAACCCAGCGGCCTATGATCCGCATTATCACTACCAGCTGGCGATTGATGCCGGGCTGAACGCGTACGCCGCGCCATTGGGGTCTTTGGCCGCAGGCGCCGATACCTTTGCGGGCGCCATTCCAACGATCCTCAAGCTCAACAGCGCCAACAGTCTGTCGCGCCAGAAGGGAAATGCCGATCAAGCGATTACGGCGAGCATCGCCGACGCCCTTCGCCTCGGCTGCGCTGGAGTTGGCTTTACGATTTATCCGGGTTCCGACGCGATGTATGACCAATATGAAGAATTCCGCGAGCTATCGATGGAAGCCAAAGCCAAGGGGCTGGCGGTCGTTCTGTGGTCTTACCCGCGTGGCGGCGATATCAGCAAAGACGGCGAAACCGCCATCGATATCGTCGCCTATGCCGCGCATATGGCGGCCTCGCTCGGCGCCAATATCATCAAGGTCAAGCTGCCCACGTCGCATCTTGAAAACAACGATGCGAAGAAAGTGTATCAGGAAAAGAGGATCCCTATTGCCACCCTGCCGGAGCGCGTGGCGCATGTCATGCAATGTTGCTTCAACTCCAAGCGCATCGTCGTGTTTTCGGGCGGCGCCGCCAAGGGCGAGGACAGCGTGTACGACGATGCCCACGCGATTTACGCGGGTGGCGGCAACGGCTCGATCATTGGCCGCAACTGCTTTCAGCGACCCCGCGAGGAAGCGCTGAAGTTGTTGGATACGCTGGTGGAAATTTACAAAGGCGCGTAA
- a CDS encoding methyltransferase family protein, producing MHDDAPAYGLWSLVILNSAIFIFFAFTFFKPQTKRDWRSFGAFSAFLVALFAEMYGFPLTIYVLSGWLQSRWPDVNWFTHDAGHLLEMIFGWKANPHWGPFHVASIALIGGGFVLISAGWSVLYEAQRRHELATTGVYAYVRHPQYVGFILVMLGFLLQWPTLLTLAMFPVLVVMYVRLARAEENEALAEFGAAYRQYMAEVPAFIPRILAASRRRNHSQG from the coding sequence ATGCACGATGATGCTCCCGCTTATGGCCTGTGGTCGCTCGTCATTCTCAATTCGGCGATCTTCATCTTTTTCGCCTTTACCTTCTTCAAACCGCAGACGAAACGCGACTGGCGTTCCTTTGGCGCCTTCAGCGCGTTTCTCGTAGCGTTGTTCGCTGAAATGTACGGCTTTCCGCTCACAATCTATGTGCTATCTGGCTGGCTGCAAAGCCGTTGGCCTGACGTGAACTGGTTCACGCATGATGCCGGACATCTGCTTGAGATGATATTCGGCTGGAAAGCCAATCCGCATTGGGGCCCATTCCACGTGGCGAGCATAGCGCTCATCGGTGGCGGCTTTGTTTTGATTTCAGCGGGCTGGAGCGTTCTCTATGAGGCGCAGCGCCGACACGAACTCGCAACCACTGGAGTGTACGCGTATGTGCGTCATCCCCAATACGTCGGTTTCATACTCGTCATGCTCGGCTTCCTCTTGCAATGGCCGACATTGCTGACGCTGGCGATGTTTCCGGTCCTCGTCGTCATGTACGTGCGCCTCGCCCGAGCGGAGGAAAACGAGGCGCTCGCCGAATTCGGCGCGGCATACCGACAGTACATGGCCGAGGTTCCTGCTTTCATTCCGCGAATCCTGGCCGCAAGTCGGCGTCGTAATCACAGCCAAGGCTGA
- a CDS encoding DUF2933 domain-containing protein → MQKGSSDSPKRGHFASRGNMVLIGFLAIAGFYLVTEHTAHLFGALPYLLLLACPLMHIFMHGGHGRHGSQESASNDSPMRSPTPHAGADNHDDLG, encoded by the coding sequence ATGCAAAAAGGCAGTTCTGACAGTCCGAAGCGCGGTCACTTCGCATCGCGAGGGAACATGGTTCTGATCGGGTTCCTGGCGATCGCGGGGTTCTATCTCGTGACGGAACACACCGCTCATCTCTTCGGAGCGCTTCCTTACTTGCTACTCCTAGCCTGCCCCCTCATGCACATTTTCATGCACGGAGGCCATGGGCGGCATGGATCGCAGGAGAGCGCCAGCAACGACTCCCCGATGAGAAGTCCGACTCCCCACGCCGGCGCTGACAATCACGATGATCTGGGATGA
- a CDS encoding tetratricopeptide repeat protein produces MISWPLRLALAGFCLVLLAATASAQSDRWGRCRSAEPDARIAGCTEVIDRLKRQSRRDQFTAYFNRGGAYRAKGDLDRALADLDKALKLYPKAASALAERASIFKAKGDFDKAIADYDASIAERPNPAAFLGRGEAYRAKNDFDPAIADYNKAIALDPQLADAFVSRGKAYLGKEDLEHAKQDLEAALKLDPRLASAKEALDEINSAIAERATPPAAAGPRAPVAATYTSSDRLIVAFGGSTLIAFIVWFFWLKRTEGVRAAETSGGYQEAMILVKGGYTPDTIIVRRGKPVRLNFRREETASCSDKVIFADFQKSAELPTGETVAVEFLPRESGEFNFACPMGMFRGRLVVE; encoded by the coding sequence ATGATCTCATGGCCGCTCCGCCTTGCGCTCGCCGGGTTCTGTTTGGTTTTGCTCGCCGCGACGGCGTCGGCGCAGAGCGATCGCTGGGGGCGGTGTCGAAGCGCCGAACCGGACGCTCGGATCGCGGGCTGCACGGAGGTCATCGACCGTCTAAAACGGCAGAGCAGGCGTGATCAATTTACGGCCTATTTTAATCGTGGCGGCGCCTATCGAGCGAAGGGCGATCTTGATCGCGCCCTCGCCGATTTGGACAAGGCGCTGAAACTCTATCCCAAGGCGGCGTCCGCGCTTGCAGAACGCGCATCCATCTTCAAAGCGAAGGGCGATTTCGACAAGGCGATCGCCGATTACGACGCGTCCATCGCGGAGCGACCGAACCCCGCCGCTTTCCTTGGCCGGGGCGAGGCCTATCGAGCGAAAAACGACTTCGACCCCGCCATCGCGGACTACAACAAGGCGATCGCTCTCGATCCCCAATTGGCGGACGCCTTCGTCTCCCGAGGCAAGGCCTATCTGGGTAAGGAAGATCTCGAGCACGCCAAACAGGATCTCGAAGCCGCGTTGAAACTCGATCCCCGGCTCGCTTCGGCGAAAGAAGCGCTTGACGAGATAAACAGCGCGATCGCCGAGCGCGCAACGCCTCCAGCCGCGGCGGGCCCACGGGCCCCTGTCGCGGCGACGTACACGTCCTCGGATCGCCTGATCGTGGCGTTCGGCGGGTCCACTCTGATCGCCTTCATCGTCTGGTTCTTCTGGCTCAAGCGTACGGAAGGCGTGCGCGCGGCCGAAACCAGCGGCGGCTATCAGGAAGCGATGATCCTGGTGAAAGGCGGTTACACGCCTGACACCATCATCGTGCGGCGGGGCAAGCCGGTGCGGCTCAACTTCCGCCGCGAAGAGACGGCGTCGTGCTCCGACAAGGTGATTTTCGCCGACTTTCAAAAGAGCGCCGAACTGCCCACCGGCGAAACCGTCGCAGTCGAGTTCCTGCCGAGGGAGTCTGGCGAATTCAATTTCGCATGCCCCATGGGCATGTTCCGCGGCAGGCTGGTCGTCGAATAG
- a CDS encoding heavy metal translocating P-type ATPase: MIDTTLPTTGALSTAARREHIELTVGGMTCAHCPPAIEKALKEIKGVVSARVNLASKIAAIDYDANRVNIADLARAIRGAGYVPGAAKIRVFVAQMHCASCVTRVESALKGTPGVIAAAANLGASAVDIEYDPQKTDFNAIRAAIEASGHRVAEQRSQDIKAAVETGADPEQIAREQEYVTLMHKFWFAAIVSAPVMALSYPDLIPGLREWMPAGSDTRRIVWALLGVASVPVLVWSGSQFFVGMWDALKHRAANMHTLISIGVSAAFLYSVIAVAFPDLFPSMALAEVFWDVTDVVIALVTLGLALELKAKGRTSEAIKKLIGLQAKTARVLRDGKEIDLAVEEVVAGETVVIRPGDKIPVDGEVTEGSSAVDESMITGESIPVEKHVGDEAIGGTLNKTGSFKFRATKVGKDTALANIIRMVKDAQGSKAPIQRVVDAVSGFFVPTVMILSVLSFMIWYVFGPEPRVIYATIVLVTTLIIACPCALGLATPTSLTVGIGKGAENGILIRSGDALQSSEKLQVIILDKTGTITRGEPSLTDVVPVDGQREETVLRLAAALERGSEHPLGEAIVKGAEARGLPPVEARGFVAIPGHGVSGEVDGRQVLLGNTKLMGDRGVPIDALATVWERLANEGKTPMYVAADGQCLGLVAVADTVKSDSKAAIEALLRLGLEVVMLTGDNERTAKAIASQVGVNRVLAEVLPDAKAHEVQKLQLEGKTVGMVGDGVNDAPALAQADVGFAIGTGTDVAIEASDVTLIRGSLQGVVTAIEISRATMRNVRQNLVGAFGYNILGIPVAMGALYPALGILLSPLIASAAMAFSSVTVVSNANRLRFFQPRRTAS, translated from the coding sequence ATGATCGACACCACGCTACCGACAACTGGCGCATTGTCCACGGCTGCTCGACGTGAGCACATAGAATTGACTGTGGGCGGCATGACCTGCGCCCACTGCCCTCCCGCGATCGAAAAGGCGCTCAAGGAAATAAAGGGAGTCGTATCGGCGCGAGTGAACCTCGCGAGCAAGATCGCGGCGATCGACTATGACGCGAATCGCGTAAATATCGCCGATCTCGCAAGGGCCATCCGCGGCGCCGGCTACGTGCCGGGCGCCGCGAAAATTCGCGTTTTTGTAGCACAAATGCATTGCGCCTCCTGCGTGACCCGCGTCGAGTCCGCCCTGAAGGGGACGCCGGGCGTCATCGCTGCTGCGGCCAATCTCGGCGCAAGCGCCGTCGATATCGAATATGACCCGCAAAAGACCGATTTCAACGCAATCCGTGCGGCGATCGAAGCTTCCGGCCACAGGGTCGCCGAGCAACGGTCCCAGGACATAAAGGCCGCCGTTGAAACGGGAGCCGATCCAGAACAAATCGCGCGTGAACAGGAATATGTCACGCTCATGCACAAGTTCTGGTTCGCGGCGATCGTATCGGCGCCGGTTATGGCGCTGAGCTATCCCGATCTGATTCCAGGTTTGCGTGAGTGGATGCCGGCGGGCAGCGACACTCGGCGTATCGTCTGGGCGCTGCTTGGCGTGGCATCGGTTCCCGTGCTCGTCTGGTCGGGCTCGCAATTCTTTGTCGGCATGTGGGACGCGTTGAAGCACCGCGCCGCCAATATGCACACCTTGATCTCGATTGGCGTTTCGGCGGCTTTTCTTTATTCGGTTATCGCAGTCGCCTTTCCCGATCTCTTCCCGAGTATGGCGCTCGCCGAAGTTTTCTGGGACGTGACCGACGTGGTGATCGCCCTCGTTACGCTAGGACTCGCCTTAGAGCTAAAGGCCAAGGGCCGCACCTCGGAAGCGATCAAAAAGCTCATCGGGCTACAAGCCAAGACCGCCCGAGTGCTGCGTGACGGCAAGGAAATCGACTTGGCCGTAGAAGAGGTCGTCGCCGGCGAAACAGTCGTGATCCGTCCAGGCGACAAGATCCCTGTGGACGGCGAGGTGACCGAAGGGTCCAGCGCCGTCGATGAATCGATGATCACCGGGGAGTCGATTCCTGTCGAGAAACATGTCGGCGACGAGGCAATTGGCGGCACGCTCAACAAGACGGGCAGTTTTAAGTTCCGCGCGACAAAGGTCGGCAAGGACACAGCACTCGCTAACATCATCCGGATGGTCAAGGACGCTCAAGGCTCGAAGGCGCCAATCCAGCGCGTCGTCGACGCCGTATCCGGCTTTTTCGTTCCGACCGTGATGATCTTGAGCGTTCTCTCCTTCATGATCTGGTATGTCTTCGGCCCAGAGCCGCGCGTCATCTACGCGACCATCGTTCTGGTCACGACACTGATCATCGCTTGCCCTTGTGCGCTGGGGCTCGCGACGCCGACTTCGTTAACGGTAGGAATCGGCAAGGGCGCCGAGAACGGGATCCTCATTCGCTCCGGCGATGCGCTTCAAAGCTCGGAGAAACTCCAGGTGATCATTCTCGATAAGACCGGAACGATCACGCGCGGCGAGCCTTCGTTGACGGACGTGGTTCCCGTCGACGGTCAACGCGAAGAGACTGTGCTGCGGCTCGCGGCGGCTCTCGAACGCGGCTCCGAGCACCCGCTTGGCGAAGCCATCGTTAAGGGTGCGGAGGCGCGCGGCCTTCCGCCCGTTGAAGCGAGGGGATTCGTTGCGATACCGGGTCATGGCGTGAGCGGCGAGGTCGATGGCCGTCAAGTCCTCCTCGGCAACACAAAGCTGATGGGTGATCGTGGCGTACCGATCGACGCTCTCGCGACCGTCTGGGAGCGTCTCGCCAATGAAGGGAAGACACCAATGTATGTGGCGGCCGACGGGCAGTGCCTCGGTCTCGTCGCCGTCGCCGACACAGTGAAGTCCGATTCGAAAGCGGCGATCGAAGCCCTCCTTCGCTTGGGGCTCGAAGTGGTCATGCTGACGGGCGACAACGAGCGCACCGCTAAAGCGATTGCAAGCCAAGTAGGCGTCAACCGCGTGCTCGCGGAGGTGCTGCCCGACGCCAAGGCGCATGAGGTTCAAAAACTCCAGCTTGAAGGAAAGACCGTCGGCATGGTGGGCGACGGCGTCAACGACGCGCCGGCGCTTGCGCAAGCCGATGTCGGCTTCGCCATCGGCACGGGCACGGATGTCGCGATCGAGGCAAGCGACGTGACGCTCATCAGGGGCAGCTTACAGGGCGTTGTCACGGCGATCGAGATCAGCCGCGCCACCATGCGTAACGTGCGCCAAAACTTGGTCGGCGCCTTCGGTTACAACATTCTCGGCATACCTGTGGCGATGGGCGCGCTTTATCCGGCCCTAGGCATCCTGCTGTCGCCGCTTATCGCCTCGGCGGCGATGGCCTTCAGTTCCGTCACGGTTGTCAGTAACGCCAATCGCCTGCGCTTCTTTCAGCCGAGGAGGACCGCGTCATGA
- a CDS encoding DUF411 domain-containing protein, with protein MSKSKTSLAIVFALGLIAPLAALAQDITAWRSPSCGCCHLWAKRLEDAGMKVTMIDTRDVSKIKKEHGITPELASCHTAIVEGYTIEGHVPASEIKRLLAERPDAIGLSVPGMPTGSPGMEHGAAESYNVLLLKRDGSTEVFAHYP; from the coding sequence ATGTCAAAATCGAAAACAAGTTTGGCCATCGTCTTCGCCCTTGGCCTTATTGCGCCGCTTGCGGCCCTTGCCCAAGACATCACCGCATGGCGCTCGCCATCCTGTGGATGTTGTCACCTATGGGCGAAGCGTCTCGAAGATGCGGGCATGAAGGTCACGATGATCGATACGAGGGATGTCTCCAAGATCAAGAAGGAGCACGGCATAACGCCCGAACTCGCCTCTTGCCACACCGCCATTGTGGAAGGCTACACGATCGAGGGTCACGTGCCGGCGAGCGAAATAAAGCGGCTGCTGGCGGAGCGGCCCGACGCGATCGGGCTGAGCGTTCCTGGAATGCCTACGGGTTCGCCAGGCATGGAGCATGGTGCGGCCGAATCTTACAACGTGCTGCTCCTGAAACGCGACGGTTCGACTGAGGTGTTCGCGCACTATCCATGA
- a CDS encoding copper-binding protein: MQNLPHHRVKLVAVLAASAIAPTLCATKVGAVESAQRLVVAQAADKASGDGVIKGVNATERKLLITHGPIAALNWPGMTMAFGIAPGIDLTGLAPGAKVTFTLSRDAKGLYVIDEIRRVE, from the coding sequence ATGCAGAACCTTCCTCATCACCGGGTCAAACTCGTTGCGGTTCTCGCTGCTTCGGCGATCGCCCCCACGCTCTGCGCGACAAAAGTCGGCGCGGTCGAATCCGCGCAACGGCTCGTCGTCGCCCAAGCCGCAGACAAGGCGTCTGGCGACGGCGTCATCAAGGGCGTCAATGCAACCGAGCGCAAGCTCCTGATCACGCACGGGCCGATCGCCGCGTTGAATTGGCCCGGCATGACGATGGCTTTCGGCATCGCGCCCGGCATCGACCTCACGGGCTTGGCGCCGGGAGCTAAAGTGACGTTCACCCTGAGCCGCGATGCAAAAGGCCTCTATGTCATCGACGAAATTCGCCGCGTGGAGTGA